From the genome of Halomonas sp. I5-271120, one region includes:
- a CDS encoding ABC transporter substrate-binding protein, translating into MNLSDPLPGAGSRRLALTLLKRSLLTLSVLTLGLLGATPVWAEETLRFPGNATPSQPLERLTVHGALDIPQVRPLLEDFHQRFPFISLTYRNLTTLELNRRFLAAQTPSADVLISSAMPWQYRLANDGHAQPLTGARADAWPGWARWRHELFAVTFEPIVMVYRRELSERFGAPQSHAELLDLLEQYGEALRGRVVTYDPAKSGAGYSYAVEEARLSPRYWELVAALGATEAVLEETTGAMLKGLKEGKYWLGYNLLGSYAQNVVASDPALEMVIPKDYALVTQRLALIPRRARHPVTAQRFLDYLISEHGQRVIAERTALGAVHPALKGPGTANALKVRLGDALRPIRLSPALLATLDDLKRRALLARWQREFRRWQATREGAANRAAEAGSPSYQRALAPEPHGNEASAARSGAP; encoded by the coding sequence ATGAATCTGTCCGATCCATTGCCGGGGGCGGGTTCGAGACGCCTGGCCCTGACTCTGTTGAAACGTAGCCTGCTGACACTGAGCGTGCTGACACTGGGGCTGCTCGGTGCCACCCCTGTCTGGGCCGAGGAAACGCTGCGCTTCCCGGGTAACGCCACTCCCTCCCAGCCTCTCGAGCGACTGACGGTTCATGGTGCTCTGGATATTCCCCAGGTCCGACCGCTGCTCGAGGACTTTCACCAGCGCTTCCCTTTCATTTCCCTTACCTACCGCAACCTGACCACCCTGGAACTCAACCGGCGCTTCCTGGCGGCTCAGACGCCCAGCGCCGATGTGCTGATTTCCTCGGCCATGCCCTGGCAGTACCGACTCGCCAACGACGGCCATGCCCAACCGCTGACCGGCGCCCGCGCCGACGCCTGGCCAGGCTGGGCTCGCTGGCGACATGAGCTGTTTGCGGTGACCTTCGAGCCCATCGTGATGGTTTATCGGCGCGAGCTGTCCGAACGCTTCGGGGCGCCGCAAAGTCATGCCGAGCTGCTTGACCTGCTTGAACAATACGGCGAAGCACTGCGCGGACGAGTGGTGACCTATGATCCGGCCAAGAGCGGGGCGGGCTACAGCTATGCCGTCGAGGAGGCTCGACTGTCGCCCCGCTACTGGGAACTGGTAGCGGCACTGGGCGCCACCGAGGCGGTGCTTGAAGAGACCACCGGCGCGATGCTCAAGGGCCTCAAGGAGGGAAAATACTGGCTTGGTTATAACCTGCTGGGCAGCTATGCACAGAATGTGGTGGCGAGCGACCCGGCCCTCGAGATGGTGATTCCGAAGGACTATGCGCTGGTCACACAGCGACTGGCGTTGATTCCACGACGTGCGCGGCACCCGGTCACAGCGCAGCGTTTCCTCGATTACCTGATCAGCGAGCACGGCCAGCGCGTCATCGCCGAACGCACGGCGCTGGGGGCCGTCCACCCGGCGCTCAAAGGCCCGGGCACCGCCAACGCCTTGAAGGTGCGTCTTGGCGACGCCCTGCGACCCATCCGCCTGAGCCCTGCCCTGCTGGCGACGCTGGATGACCTCAAACGGCGGGCGCTGCTGGCGCGCTGGCAGCGAGAATTCCGTCGCTGGCAGGCCACACGTGAAGGGGCTGCCAACAGGGCTGCTGAAGCAGGTTCGCCGTCTTATCAGAGGGCCCTAGCCCCCGAGCCTCATGGCAATGAGGCTAGCGCAGCACGCTCAGGCGCACCTTGA
- a CDS encoding tripartite tricarboxylate transporter TctB family protein: MTFNDRIFGVLMIVLAVAYGWGATQFPEPFGGGVEAVGPETFPYLLAVVLTLSSLYMIVRPDPDNAWPWSRTGLELVIAVVVLVFYAMLLQPLGFIPSTLLAVGTLCWRMGAPPVKAYLTGAIAGVVVFLIFNFALDLALPLGLLDFLEAT; the protein is encoded by the coding sequence ATGACCTTCAACGACCGCATCTTCGGGGTCCTGATGATCGTCCTGGCCGTCGCGTACGGCTGGGGCGCTACCCAGTTCCCGGAACCCTTCGGAGGCGGGGTCGAGGCTGTTGGCCCCGAGACCTTTCCCTATCTGCTCGCCGTGGTGCTGACCCTTTCCAGCCTGTACATGATTGTGCGCCCCGACCCGGACAACGCCTGGCCCTGGAGCCGGACCGGCCTGGAACTGGTGATCGCGGTCGTCGTGCTGGTGTTCTATGCCATGCTGCTGCAGCCGCTGGGCTTCATCCCCAGCACGCTGCTGGCAGTCGGCACGCTTTGCTGGCGCATGGGCGCGCCCCCGGTCAAGGCCTACCTGACCGGTGCCATTGCGGGCGTGGTGGTGTTCCTGATCTTTAACTTCGCACTCGACCTGGCGCTGCCGCTGGGCCTGCTCGACTTCCTGGAGGCGACCTGA
- a CDS encoding sensor histidine kinase, whose amino-acid sequence MRRPASLYRRLLTWLLLPLLGLGALMLVQAYLDARHTADRAFDRLLEAATLAIADRVQWQDDQLWLDLPPAALEMLATDAEERVFYALYDGDGNFITGNARLPGDERPDQGQGNRQEPLQGTLQDGARGDTLLYRDIEWHSLALRQGTRRSRLEDWSLQERFEVRVAHTREGREALTLSLLRGNLAYIAAMAALAIAALLLAIRSALAPLTRLRSAIRSRDPRTLAPLELPLPRELAELRETVNDLLARMRRVRANQERFIGDASHQLRTPLAGLSTRAELALRQDDPVAWRSALEAMQTTSASTARLAGQLLSLTRLDNPEATPDLAPLDLNALARRATRDAWASCHRDGIDLGVEADETPLMIDGVAWQLEEALTNLIDNARRYGAQHITVRVTDDPPTLAVEDDGPGIAKDQRLLVLRPFYRGRDGGEGSGLGLAIVDGIARGHKARLTLEPTANDTGLRVAVHFMGDRG is encoded by the coding sequence ATGAGGCGACCGGCCAGCCTGTACCGCAGGCTGCTGACCTGGCTGTTGCTGCCGCTGCTGGGCCTGGGGGCCCTGATGCTGGTGCAGGCCTATCTGGACGCGCGCCATACGGCCGACCGTGCCTTCGACCGCCTGCTTGAAGCCGCGACCCTCGCGATCGCCGACCGCGTGCAGTGGCAAGATGACCAACTGTGGCTCGACCTGCCACCGGCCGCGCTGGAAATGCTGGCCACCGATGCCGAGGAGCGCGTCTTCTATGCGCTCTACGATGGTGATGGAAACTTCATCACCGGCAATGCCCGACTGCCTGGCGATGAGCGCCCCGATCAGGGTCAGGGCAACCGTCAAGAACCGCTTCAGGGCACTCTTCAGGACGGCGCTCGTGGCGACACCCTGCTCTATCGCGACATCGAATGGCACTCGCTTGCCTTGCGCCAGGGCACCCGCCGCAGCCGACTCGAGGACTGGAGCCTGCAGGAGCGCTTCGAGGTCCGCGTCGCCCATACACGAGAGGGCCGTGAGGCACTGACGCTCAGCCTGCTGCGCGGCAACCTGGCCTATATCGCCGCCATGGCGGCACTGGCCATCGCCGCCCTGCTGCTGGCGATTCGTTCTGCCCTCGCCCCGCTGACGCGGCTGCGCAGCGCCATCCGCAGCCGTGACCCGCGCACGCTGGCACCCCTGGAACTCCCCCTGCCCCGCGAGCTCGCCGAACTGCGCGAGACCGTCAACGACCTGTTGGCGCGAATGCGCCGGGTGCGCGCCAACCAGGAACGCTTTATCGGCGACGCCTCGCATCAGCTGCGAACGCCCCTGGCCGGGCTCTCGACTCGTGCCGAACTCGCTCTACGCCAGGATGATCCCGTTGCCTGGCGCAGCGCCCTCGAAGCCATGCAGACCACCAGCGCCAGCACCGCACGGCTCGCCGGGCAGCTGCTGTCGCTGACTCGCCTCGACAACCCGGAGGCCACGCCGGATCTTGCCCCGCTGGATCTCAATGCGCTGGCAAGGCGCGCCACCCGAGACGCCTGGGCGAGCTGCCATCGGGATGGCATCGATCTCGGCGTCGAAGCCGACGAGACGCCGCTGATGATCGACGGCGTGGCCTGGCAACTCGAGGAGGCACTGACCAACCTGATCGACAACGCCCGCCGCTACGGCGCGCAGCACATCACCGTGCGGGTCACCGATGATCCACCGACCCTGGCCGTCGAGGATGATGGTCCCGGCATCGCCAAGGATCAGCGACTGCTGGTGCTGCGCCCCTTCTACCGGGGGCGTGATGGCGGCGAAGGGTCGGGGCTGGGTCTCGCCATCGTCGATGGCATCGCCCGAGGCCACAAGGCTCGCCTGACCCTGGAGCCGACGGCCAACGACACAGGCCTGAGGGTGGCCGTCCATTTTATGGGAGATCGCGGATGA
- a CDS encoding helix-turn-helix domain-containing protein, whose amino-acid sequence MAEQRVEAVERALKILEVFDAPNEAFTLAELAEATGFYKSTLLRLLASLERFGYVTRGADGRFSLGPTPLRLGRRHRPSRGLAARVQPVLDQLCQQSGETAALLEIVQGMANCRLVSLPDTSLRHELHPGDNWAIDNADAPAQPVSGGFMLCAALGEAGAGAGDLWLSLSGPSGRLQDAQGEALLDAARIRLTSATNHHQGGAP is encoded by the coding sequence ATGGCAGAACAACGCGTCGAGGCCGTGGAACGGGCGCTCAAGATCCTCGAGGTCTTCGACGCACCGAATGAAGCGTTCACTCTGGCCGAACTGGCAGAGGCCACCGGCTTCTACAAGAGCACCCTGCTGCGCCTGCTCGCCTCTCTTGAGCGCTTTGGCTATGTCACACGAGGGGCAGACGGGCGCTTCTCGCTGGGCCCGACGCCCTTGCGGCTGGGCAGGCGCCATCGCCCCAGCCGCGGGCTGGCCGCTCGCGTCCAGCCGGTGCTGGATCAGCTCTGTCAGCAGAGCGGCGAGACCGCCGCCTTGCTCGAGATCGTCCAGGGGATGGCCAATTGCCGTCTGGTCAGCCTGCCGGACACCAGCCTGCGCCATGAGCTGCACCCCGGCGATAACTGGGCCATCGACAATGCTGACGCACCCGCCCAACCAGTGAGTGGTGGGTTCATGCTGTGCGCCGCACTGGGTGAGGCGGGTGCAGGCGCGGGCGATCTGTGGCTGTCACTGTCCGGCCCCAGCGGTCGTCTCCAGGACGCGCAGGGTGAGGCGCTGCTGGACGCCGCACGGATCAGGCTCACGTCCGCGACGAACCATCACCAAGGAGGCGCGCCATGA
- a CDS encoding tripartite tricarboxylate transporter permease: METLGFLIDGFGVALQPHNLMFALMGAFLGTLIGALPGLGPANGVAILIPLAFTLGLAPETAMIMLTSVYAGAMYGGRISSILLNIPGDEPAMMTCLDGYPMAMKGKAAEALAISAVASFIGSLVATVGLILLAPLLADFALTFGPAEYFALFMLAFATLGGITGKNPMKTVVAACIGLMIATVGIDSTGTQRYTFNVLELYEGVDFIIAIVGLFAISELMFFIEDRAGGGKEKIAVNKLSLSWKDIRDILPTSLRGGVLGFVAGVLPGAGASLGSFISYTLEKRVLGRKGYFGEGDPRGVAAPEAGNNGASSGALVPMLTLGVPGSGTTAVLLALLISLNITPGPLMFTQNADIVWGVIAALLIGNFLLLLLNIPLVGIFVKLLSVPPMYLLPIVTMVAFVGIYSISNTTFDLYFMVAFGVFGYVLRKLEIPLVPIILGLLLGPEMEKNLRHALEISDGDWMVLWDSGLAIGLWVVAGLGLILPYVVGPLLRRRMQAGGSQTD, translated from the coding sequence ATGGAAACGTTGGGCTTCCTGATCGACGGTTTCGGCGTCGCGCTGCAGCCGCATAATCTGATGTTCGCGCTGATGGGGGCCTTCCTGGGCACCCTGATCGGCGCGCTACCGGGGCTCGGCCCGGCCAATGGCGTGGCGATACTGATCCCGCTGGCCTTCACTCTGGGGCTGGCCCCGGAAACTGCCATGATCATGCTGACCTCGGTCTATGCCGGTGCCATGTACGGCGGGCGTATCTCCTCGATTCTCTTGAATATTCCCGGCGACGAGCCGGCGATGATGACCTGCCTGGATGGCTACCCGATGGCCATGAAGGGCAAGGCGGCCGAGGCGCTGGCCATCTCGGCAGTGGCGTCCTTCATCGGCAGCCTGGTGGCCACCGTGGGGCTGATCCTGCTGGCGCCGCTGCTGGCCGACTTCGCCCTGACCTTCGGCCCGGCGGAGTACTTCGCGCTCTTCATGCTGGCCTTCGCCACCCTTGGTGGGATCACCGGCAAGAATCCGATGAAGACCGTGGTCGCGGCCTGCATCGGCCTGATGATCGCCACCGTGGGCATCGATTCCACCGGTACGCAGCGCTACACCTTCAATGTGCTGGAGCTTTACGAGGGCGTCGACTTCATCATCGCCATCGTTGGCCTGTTCGCGATCTCCGAGCTGATGTTCTTCATCGAGGATCGAGCCGGCGGTGGCAAGGAAAAGATCGCCGTCAACAAACTGTCGCTTTCCTGGAAGGACATCCGCGACATTCTGCCCACCAGCCTGCGTGGCGGGGTGCTCGGGTTTGTCGCCGGGGTGCTGCCGGGGGCAGGGGCATCGCTTGGCAGCTTCATCAGTTACACCCTGGAAAAGCGCGTGCTGGGCCGAAAGGGGTACTTTGGAGAAGGCGATCCGCGCGGCGTGGCGGCGCCCGAAGCCGGCAACAACGGCGCCTCCAGCGGTGCCCTGGTGCCGATGCTGACGCTTGGCGTGCCTGGCAGTGGCACCACCGCGGTGCTGCTGGCGCTGCTGATTTCGCTCAACATCACCCCCGGCCCGCTGATGTTTACCCAGAACGCGGACATCGTCTGGGGCGTGATTGCGGCGCTGCTGATCGGCAACTTCCTGTTGTTGCTGCTCAACATTCCGCTGGTCGGCATCTTCGTCAAGCTGCTCTCGGTCCCCCCGATGTACCTGCTGCCGATCGTGACCATGGTGGCCTTCGTCGGCATCTACTCGATCAGTAACACCACCTTCGATCTCTACTTCATGGTGGCCTTCGGCGTCTTCGGCTATGTGTTGCGCAAGCTGGAAATACCGCTGGTGCCGATCATTCTCGGCCTGCTGCTGGGGCCAGAAATGGAGAAGAACCTGCGCCATGCGCTCGAGATCTCCGATGGCGACTGGATGGTGCTGTGGGATAGCGGCCTCGCCATCGGCCTGTGGGTCGTCGCTGGCCTGGGCCTGATTCTGCCCTACGTCGTGGGTCCTCTCCTACGGCGTCGCATGCAGGCGGGCGGGTCCCAGACGGACTGA
- a CDS encoding septal ring lytic transglycosylase RlpA family protein yields the protein MMHFPTTPRGNAGSLRFFSHGALALLILLLTGCAGQGTRDDTAGGGLGADVVSSEVGMATYYADRYHGRTTASGERFDQKAMTAAHRTLAFGTRVRVTRLDDGREVTVRINDRGPFVRGRVIDLSKRAARQLGMMRDGTVKVRLSVLR from the coding sequence ATGATGCACTTCCCTACTACGCCCCGCGGCAATGCCGGTTCTCTGCGCTTTTTTTCTCATGGAGCGCTGGCGCTGCTGATCTTGCTGTTGACCGGCTGTGCCGGCCAGGGGACTCGCGATGATACGGCAGGCGGCGGTCTTGGTGCTGACGTCGTCAGTAGCGAGGTCGGCATGGCGACCTATTACGCGGACCGCTATCACGGACGCACCACCGCCAGCGGAGAGCGCTTCGATCAAAAGGCCATGACGGCTGCCCATCGCACCCTGGCATTCGGCACTCGGGTGCGCGTCACGCGCCTCGATGATGGGCGGGAGGTAACAGTACGCATCAACGACCGCGGCCCCTTCGTTCGCGGTCGGGTCATCGACCTTTCCAAACGGGCTGCGCGTCAGCTGGGCATGATGCGAGATGGCACGGTCAAGGTGCGCCTGAGCGTGCTGCGCTAG
- a CDS encoding response regulator transcription factor: MKLLLIEDDPLLAETLSDAMRLEHFTVTTLDDGDQALALLSQPGHAADLVLLDLNLPGASGLEVLAALRRHDSDTPVLIITARGAIEDRVRGLDLGADDYLAKPFALDELEARVRALLRRRGRHQALRVGTLSFDPEAQRFTLDDAALALPPREQRLLACLMRHAGAPVDKARLAEDAFAGEVMGDNAIEVYIHRLRQRLKDSDVSLRTVRGLGYLLEAP; encoded by the coding sequence ATGAAGCTGTTGCTGATCGAGGACGATCCGCTGCTCGCCGAGACCCTGAGCGACGCCATGCGCCTCGAACACTTCACGGTCACCACGCTGGATGATGGCGACCAGGCACTGGCCCTGTTATCTCAGCCCGGCCACGCGGCCGACCTGGTGCTGCTCGACCTGAACCTGCCCGGCGCCAGCGGTCTTGAGGTACTGGCCGCGCTGCGACGCCACGACAGCGACACTCCGGTGCTGATCATCACCGCCAGGGGCGCTATCGAGGACCGGGTGCGCGGCCTGGACCTGGGCGCCGATGACTATCTCGCCAAGCCCTTTGCCCTCGATGAGCTGGAGGCCAGGGTCCGCGCGCTGCTGCGCCGTCGCGGCCGGCACCAGGCACTGCGGGTCGGAACGCTGAGCTTCGATCCCGAGGCTCAGCGCTTCACCCTCGACGACGCCGCGCTTGCCCTGCCCCCGCGCGAGCAGCGGCTACTGGCCTGCCTGATGCGCCATGCAGGCGCGCCGGTGGACAAGGCCCGCCTCGCCGAGGATGCCTTCGCGGGCGAGGTCATGGGCGACAATGCCATCGAGGTGTATATCCACCGCCTGCGGCAGCGCCTGAAAGACAGCGACGTGAGCCTGCGCACGGTGCGCGGCCTGGGCTACCTGCTGGAGGCGCCATGA
- a CDS encoding tripartite tricarboxylate transporter substrate binding protein, whose amino-acid sequence MKTPLTLMTAAALTLSATVTQAFEPEGKVECLAPADPGGGWDFTCRSVGKVLEDLELVPRSVQTINMAGAGGGVAFAHTVSKRAGDDQLLVAASTATTTRLAQGQFPGMNADMVNWIGALGADYGVIAVADDSEYDDLQELMDAIKQDPRSVKFAGGSAKGGWDHLKVLIAAQKAGIENLPRIPYLSYNNGGEAMTQVVGGHVDAFTGDITEAQGFMESGDLRVLAVLSEERLPGKFSDIPTAREQGIDAIGPNWRGFYMPADISDDAKQYWLDAMDTVYESEEWKQVMTQNGLMPFHMSADKFENFVHAQIQSIEDLSKDIGLIQ is encoded by the coding sequence ATGAAGACCCCCCTTACCCTGATGACCGCAGCGGCGCTGACCCTGAGCGCTACCGTTACCCAGGCCTTCGAACCGGAAGGCAAGGTCGAGTGTCTGGCGCCGGCCGACCCGGGCGGCGGCTGGGACTTCACCTGCCGCAGTGTCGGCAAGGTGCTCGAAGATCTCGAACTGGTGCCGCGCAGCGTGCAGACCATCAACATGGCCGGCGCCGGCGGCGGTGTGGCTTTCGCCCATACCGTCAGCAAGCGGGCCGGTGATGACCAGCTGCTGGTGGCCGCGTCTACCGCTACCACCACGCGTCTGGCTCAGGGCCAGTTTCCGGGCATGAATGCCGACATGGTCAACTGGATCGGGGCGCTGGGTGCCGACTATGGCGTCATCGCTGTAGCCGACGACTCCGAATATGACGACCTGCAGGAATTGATGGATGCCATCAAGCAAGACCCGCGCAGCGTCAAGTTCGCCGGTGGCAGCGCCAAGGGCGGCTGGGACCATCTGAAGGTGTTGATCGCAGCCCAGAAGGCCGGCATCGAGAACCTGCCGCGCATTCCCTACCTTTCGTATAACAACGGCGGTGAGGCCATGACCCAGGTGGTCGGCGGCCACGTGGATGCCTTTACCGGTGACATCACCGAGGCACAGGGCTTCATGGAATCCGGCGATCTGCGCGTGCTGGCGGTGCTGTCCGAGGAACGCCTGCCGGGCAAGTTCAGCGATATTCCCACCGCTCGTGAGCAGGGTATCGACGCCATCGGCCCCAACTGGCGCGGCTTCTACATGCCGGCAGACATTTCCGATGACGCCAAGCAGTACTGGCTCGATGCCATGGACACTGTCTATGAAAGCGAGGAGTGGAAGCAGGTCATGACCCAGAATGGTCTGATGCCCTTCCACATGAGTGCCGACAAGTTCGAGAACTTCGTGCACGCTCAGATCCAGTCAATCGAAGACCTGTCCAAAGATATCGGGCTGATTCAGTAA
- the cobA gene encoding uroporphyrinogen-III C-methyltransferase, whose product MTSDLLPTALAQYGGDASLSRLRDFPRGQVALVGAGPGDPELLTLKALKRLQAAEVILHDRLVSDEILAMANPRARRLYVGKARSQHSLLQEGINQALVDWAREGKRVVRLKGGDPFIFGRGGEELETLAAAGIAFEVIPGITAASGCAAYGGIPLTHRDHAQSVRFVTGHLKNGSCDLDWETLAHPGQTLVFYMGLGSLDIIREALMAHGLDAETPLALIEQGTTARQRVHVGSLAHLPDAFHGDTIKPPTLIVVGSVVRLHQTLAWFNGEQSASRGWEDGKHPTPIKASDSA is encoded by the coding sequence ATGACCTCCGACCTGCTTCCCACTGCGCTTGCCCAATACGGCGGCGACGCGTCGCTTTCTCGGTTACGCGACTTTCCCCGTGGCCAGGTGGCGCTGGTGGGGGCGGGACCGGGCGATCCGGAGCTGCTGACGCTTAAAGCACTCAAGCGGCTGCAGGCGGCGGAAGTGATCCTGCATGATCGTCTGGTCAGCGATGAGATCCTGGCCATGGCCAATCCCCGGGCGCGTCGCCTCTACGTGGGCAAGGCACGCTCGCAGCACAGCCTGCTTCAGGAAGGCATCAACCAGGCGCTGGTAGATTGGGCTCGCGAGGGCAAGCGAGTGGTGCGGCTCAAGGGGGGCGATCCCTTCATCTTCGGTCGCGGCGGCGAAGAGCTCGAGACCCTGGCGGCGGCAGGCATCGCCTTCGAGGTGATTCCCGGCATCACCGCGGCGTCCGGCTGTGCGGCCTACGGTGGCATTCCGCTGACTCACCGCGACCATGCGCAGTCGGTGCGTTTCGTTACCGGCCATCTCAAGAACGGCAGCTGCGATCTGGACTGGGAGACGCTGGCTCACCCTGGCCAGACGCTGGTGTTCTACATGGGACTTGGTAGCCTGGATATCATTCGTGAGGCGCTGATGGCCCATGGCCTCGACGCCGAGACGCCGCTGGCGCTGATCGAGCAGGGCACCACGGCGCGTCAGCGCGTGCATGTCGGAAGCCTCGCCCACCTGCCTGACGCCTTCCATGGCGACACTATCAAGCCACCGACGCTGATCGTGGTCGGCAGCGTGGTGCGCCTGCATCAGACGCTTGCCTGGTTCAACGGTGAACAGTCGGCCAGCCGTGGCTGGGAAGACGGCAAGCACCCAACTCCCATCAAAGCATCAGACAGCGCCTGA